In Sphingobium amiense, a genomic segment contains:
- the secB gene encoding protein-export chaperone SecB yields MADATDHITTTIGNGADNAPQIALISQYVKDLSFENPNAPAVYQWQDQPQIDVQFNIGADKVGEEVLEVSLKVEVKATAPQGTAFAVELVYAAIFGMRNVPEDQVQPFMLAEAPRLIFPFARRVLADAIRDGGFPPLLLDPIDFGALYLQQAQQMETTAGEPAGHA; encoded by the coding sequence ATGGCCGACGCAACGGACCACATCACCACCACTATCGGCAACGGCGCGGACAATGCGCCGCAGATCGCGCTCATCAGCCAATATGTGAAAGACCTGTCGTTCGAAAACCCGAATGCGCCCGCCGTCTACCAGTGGCAGGACCAGCCGCAGATCGACGTGCAGTTCAATATCGGCGCCGACAAGGTGGGCGAGGAAGTGCTGGAAGTCTCGCTCAAGGTCGAGGTGAAGGCCACCGCGCCGCAGGGCACCGCCTTTGCCGTCGAGCTGGTCTATGCCGCGATCTTCGGCATGCGCAACGTGCCCGAGGATCAGGTCCAGCCCTTCATGCTGGCGGAAGCGCCGCGCCTCATCTTCCCCTTCGCCCGCCGGGTGCTGGCCGACGCGATCCGCGACGGCGGCTTCCCGCCGCTGCTGCTCGACCCGATCGACTTCGGCGCGCTCTACCTCCAGCAGGCGCAGCAGATGGAAACGACCGCGGGCGAGCCGGCCGGTCACGCCTGA
- a CDS encoding Tim44/TimA family putative adaptor protein: MYVIVILALIAGFLALRLYSVLGKRTGHEQEPVMRPAEDRAKVTVLQPGPTSQGSGESVRLIEGFIAPGAENGVRALIAADRSFDVPQFVEGAKSAYKMVLEAFWRGDREELAWLCDPEVQASFEEAIAAREAEGHVLDNRLVRIEKAQIVEVSLRDRIAEVALRFEADIAAVTRDRDGNVVAGSLTDAVGTRDIWTFTRDIRSADPNWKLSETDEV, encoded by the coding sequence GTGTACGTGATCGTCATCCTTGCCCTGATCGCCGGTTTTCTGGCGCTGCGGCTCTATTCCGTGCTCGGCAAGCGCACGGGGCATGAGCAGGAGCCGGTCATGCGCCCGGCGGAGGACCGCGCGAAGGTGACGGTGCTGCAACCCGGCCCGACCAGTCAGGGCAGCGGCGAATCGGTGCGCCTGATCGAAGGCTTCATTGCCCCCGGCGCGGAAAATGGCGTGCGCGCCCTGATCGCCGCCGACCGCAGCTTCGACGTGCCGCAGTTCGTGGAAGGTGCGAAAAGCGCCTACAAGATGGTGCTCGAAGCCTTCTGGCGCGGCGACCGCGAGGAACTGGCCTGGCTGTGCGATCCTGAAGTGCAGGCCTCGTTCGAAGAAGCCATCGCCGCGCGCGAGGCTGAGGGCCATGTCCTCGACAACCGTCTCGTCCGCATCGAAAAGGCGCAGATCGTCGAAGTCTCGCTGCGCGACCGGATCGCTGAGGTCGCCCTGCGGTTCGAGGCTGACATCGCCGCCGTCACCCGCGACAGGGACGGCAATGTCGTCGCCGGATCGCTGACCGACGCGGTCGGCACGCGCGACATCTGGACCTTCACCCGCGACATCCGCAGCGCGGACCCCAACTGGAAGCTCAGCGAAACCGACGAGGTCTGA
- the mltA gene encoding murein transglycosylase A, with product MGLRQSGGALLAALLLSACAGGVIPPSKGGPAPARPPRASEQAAQPVPATPRRTLPVQPPAQPAPDTGTAAGIGIMRGPDIASLIPSGERSRLALAAFRLSCPSLMRRTDQSGLTQGSDWNNACAAASSWPDASASEFFSRYFEAVQVGDGKAFVTGYYEPEIAGSRTRQPGYDVPIYRRPSDLIDVDLGQFSDSLKGRSIRGKVQDTKFVPYDERAQIVAGSLAGRGLELAYAADPVEFFFLQVQGSGRLRLPDGGVMRIGYDGQNGRDYTGIGKLMKDRGLIQAGSMQDIMAYLRANPADGAAIMNENRSFVFFRELTGAGPVGAMGVAVTPEATVAADPKFVPLGAPVLLSLDRAEPNGIWIAQDTGGAIKGANRFDSFWGAGDRARAIAGGMSGRGSALLLLPIGTAARLSAAAQP from the coding sequence ATGGGCTTGCGGCAGTCGGGGGGCGCGCTGCTGGCGGCGCTGTTGCTGTCGGCCTGCGCAGGCGGCGTCATCCCGCCGTCGAAGGGCGGCCCCGCGCCCGCCCGTCCTCCCCGCGCTTCGGAACAGGCGGCGCAGCCCGTTCCCGCCACCCCACGCCGGACCCTGCCCGTGCAGCCGCCCGCGCAGCCCGCGCCCGACACCGGCACGGCGGCGGGCATCGGCATCATGCGCGGCCCCGACATCGCCAGTCTCATTCCATCGGGCGAACGGTCGCGCCTCGCGCTCGCCGCCTTTCGCCTGTCCTGCCCCTCGCTCATGCGCCGCACCGACCAGAGCGGCCTCACGCAGGGGTCGGACTGGAACAACGCCTGCGCCGCCGCGTCGAGCTGGCCCGACGCATCGGCGAGCGAGTTTTTCTCCCGCTATTTCGAAGCGGTGCAGGTGGGCGACGGCAAGGCGTTCGTCACCGGCTATTATGAACCGGAAATCGCCGGATCGCGCACCCGCCAGCCCGGCTATGACGTGCCCATCTATCGCCGCCCTTCCGACCTCATCGACGTGGACCTCGGCCAGTTCAGCGACAGCCTGAAAGGCAGGTCGATCCGCGGCAAGGTGCAGGACACGAAATTTGTCCCCTATGACGAGCGCGCGCAGATCGTCGCCGGATCGCTCGCCGGGCGCGGCCTCGAACTCGCCTATGCCGCCGATCCGGTCGAGTTCTTCTTCCTTCAGGTGCAGGGTTCGGGACGGCTGCGGCTGCCGGACGGCGGCGTCATGCGCATCGGCTATGACGGGCAGAACGGGCGCGACTATACCGGCATCGGCAAGCTGATGAAGGATCGCGGCCTCATCCAGGCCGGGTCGATGCAGGACATCATGGCCTATCTGCGCGCCAACCCCGCCGATGGCGCGGCGATCATGAACGAAAACAGGAGCTTCGTCTTCTTCCGCGAACTGACCGGCGCAGGCCCGGTCGGCGCGATGGGCGTCGCCGTCACGCCCGAAGCGACGGTCGCCGCCGACCCCAAGTTCGTGCCGCTGGGCGCGCCGGTGCTGCTCAGCCTCGACCGCGCCGAACCCAACGGCATCTGGATCGCGCAGGACACTGGCGGCGCGATCAAGGGCGCGAACCGCTTCGACAGCTTCTGGGGCGCGGGCGACCGCGCGCGCGCCATCGCTGGCGGCATGTCGGGGCGGGGCAGCGCGCTCCTGCTGCTGCCCATCGGCACCGCGGCCCGCCTGTCGGCGGCGGCGCAGCCCTGA
- a CDS encoding Smr/MutS family protein, which produces MARRRLSPEEEALWQALSRTVRPMHRVRRAAPPAPVETPAPSTALPASWLTKPVAPAASAPPARTPAAVLDTGWERRIRSGAVSPDMSIDLHGHTLAMAHARLHQALGDAVARDVRVLLVVTGKPPKTKGLNDPPQRGAIRAEIGHWLETSPFADRIASVRIAHPRHGGDGALYLILRRRK; this is translated from the coding sequence ATGGCACGGCGGCGCCTGTCCCCGGAGGAGGAGGCGCTGTGGCAGGCGCTGTCCCGCACCGTGCGTCCGATGCATCGCGTCCGCCGCGCCGCTCCGCCCGCGCCGGTCGAAACGCCCGCTCCGTCGACCGCGCTCCCGGCATCATGGTTAACGAAACCGGTCGCTCCCGCCGCCTCCGCGCCCCCTGCGCGCACCCCCGCCGCCGTGCTCGACACCGGGTGGGAACGCCGCATCCGTAGCGGCGCGGTCAGCCCCGACATGAGCATCGACCTGCACGGCCACACGCTCGCCATGGCCCATGCGCGGCTGCATCAGGCGCTGGGCGATGCGGTGGCGCGGGACGTGCGCGTGCTGTTGGTGGTGACGGGAAAGCCCCCCAAAACAAAGGGGTTGAACGACCCGCCCCAGCGCGGCGCGATCCGGGCGGAGATCGGCCACTGGCTCGAAACCAGCCCCTTTGCCGACCGCATCGCCAGCGTGCGCATCGCCCATCCGCGCCATGGCGGCGACGGCGCACTCTACCTCATCCTGCGCCGCCGCAAATA